The Ornithinimicrobium faecis genome includes a window with the following:
- a CDS encoding FAS1-like dehydratase domain-containing protein — MTETTTRTEVIAAEPVESLAAMLEVRVPFTAGSAVPPLWHWMFLLDRRLQSDLGTDGHPTSGIPAPPGPGRRRMFAGGRVTTYAPLMIGEPATKVTSIAKTAEKEGRTGPLTFVTVLQEISQGGELVIREEQDIVYRAPGTGALPPAPEPPTPPAGPTLSLAVDERMLFRFSALTYNTHRIHYDLGYVPTEGYDGLVIHGPLQALLMGDHMRREGLDLVGRTYGYRLVSPMVGPQTLTIVPGQEGLDHGAESRSEAGAICAVSTLTEPV; from the coding sequence ATGACCGAGACCACCACCCGCACCGAGGTGATCGCCGCCGAGCCGGTCGAGTCACTGGCCGCGATGCTCGAGGTTCGAGTCCCGTTCACCGCCGGCTCGGCCGTGCCGCCGCTGTGGCACTGGATGTTCCTGCTGGACCGCCGGCTCCAGTCCGACCTGGGCACCGACGGTCACCCGACCAGCGGCATCCCCGCCCCACCCGGCCCCGGGCGTCGCCGCATGTTTGCTGGCGGGCGAGTCACGACATACGCCCCGCTGATGATCGGTGAGCCCGCGACCAAGGTGACCTCGATCGCCAAGACCGCGGAGAAGGAGGGCCGCACCGGTCCGCTGACCTTCGTCACCGTCCTGCAGGAGATCAGCCAGGGCGGCGAGCTGGTGATCCGCGAGGAACAGGACATCGTCTATCGCGCCCCCGGGACCGGCGCCCTGCCGCCCGCGCCCGAGCCGCCCACACCCCCGGCCGGGCCGACCCTGAGCCTGGCGGTCGACGAGCGGATGCTGTTCCGATTCTCGGCGCTGACCTACAACACGCACCGCATCCACTATGACCTGGGCTATGTGCCGACCGAGGGTTATGACGGGTTGGTCATCCACGGCCCGCTGCAGGCGCTGTTGATGGGCGACCACATGCGACGCGAGGGCCTCGACCTGGTCGGACGGACCTACGGCTATCGCCTGGTCTCACCGATGGTCGGCCCGCAGACACTGACCATCGTGCCCGGGCAGGAGGGCCTCGACCACGGCGCCGAGTCCCGCAGCGAGGCCGGTGCCATCTGTGCGGTCAGCACGCTGACCGAGCCGGTCTGA
- a CDS encoding RNA-binding S4 domain-containing protein translates to MSQPQEVPIRDESIRLGQLLKLAGVVQDGAMARMVIENGEVTVDGETVMRRGIQVRPGAIVKYADADLLVTTEPQ, encoded by the coding sequence ATGAGCCAGCCCCAGGAGGTCCCGATCCGGGACGAGTCGATCCGACTCGGTCAACTGCTCAAGCTGGCCGGGGTCGTGCAGGACGGCGCGATGGCTCGCATGGTCATCGAGAACGGCGAGGTCACGGTCGATGGGGAGACCGTGATGCGCCGCGGCATCCAGGTGCGGCCCGGAGCCATCGTGAAGTATGCCGACGCTGACCTGCTGGTGACGACCGAACCTCAGTGA
- a CDS encoding response regulator, translated as MSVRVLLVDDHPVVRSGLRAVLEATGRVEVVGEAASGEQALALVPGLNPDVVLMDLNLGDGLDGVATTQRILTGSGGGGSGSGGGDDARARPPAVLILTTYDHDADIVRAVEAGASGYLLKDASPEAIADAVAAAARGETVLASGLAQRLVQRMRAPAEPTLTPRELEVLRLVQQGTSNRAIAKAMFVSEATVKTHLVHTYEKLGVDNRTAAVTTARERGLL; from the coding sequence ATGAGTGTGCGGGTGTTGCTGGTGGATGACCACCCGGTCGTCCGGTCCGGCCTGCGGGCCGTGTTGGAGGCCACGGGTCGGGTGGAGGTGGTCGGCGAGGCTGCCTCGGGTGAGCAGGCGCTCGCTCTGGTGCCGGGCCTGAACCCGGACGTGGTGCTGATGGACCTCAACCTCGGCGACGGCCTGGACGGCGTCGCCACCACCCAACGCATTCTGACTGGCAGTGGTGGTGGCGGCAGTGGCAGTGGCGGTGGCGATGATGCGAGGGCGCGGCCACCCGCGGTGCTGATCCTGACGACCTACGACCACGACGCCGACATCGTGCGCGCCGTCGAGGCCGGCGCCTCCGGCTATCTGCTCAAGGACGCCTCGCCAGAGGCGATCGCCGACGCTGTCGCAGCCGCGGCCCGGGGGGAAACGGTGCTGGCCAGCGGCCTGGCCCAGCGACTGGTGCAACGGATGCGGGCCCCGGCCGAGCCGACCCTGACGCCGCGCGAGCTGGAGGTGCTTCGACTGGTGCAACAGGGCACGAGCAACCGGGCCATCGCCAAGGCCATGTTCGTCAGCGAGGCCACCGTCAAGACACACCTGGTGCACACCTACGAGAAGCTCGGTGTGGACAACCGGACGGCGGCCGTGACCACTGCCCGCGAGCGGGGGCTCCTGTGA
- a CDS encoding sensor histidine kinase, with the protein MGRHTLFALLLVIGLVRAVGSGADLRWLVPLVLVTATWYVVGTAWRATFVTAGAGPWWLLGLTLLWGGLVVVSPDFVWVAFALWLLSVHLMAFPLAVVYSVLVLAVVIGVQVDLGTHPAGAILGPSIGCLVALAASRGEQLLAQEAVERQQLVDRLVATQEEMVVLHDDLTRTQRESGALAERTRLSRDIHDTLAQGFSSILLLARAGAQRDDPAQLHTLLRQIEETAGENLEESRRVVNALTPAALEGSGLSAALSRLVASMSGETGIVAEFTADGPEVHLATAQEVALLRVAQSALANVRQHSGANRVMVTLTTAPDQVRLDVADDGAGFDAAGWESAVPLPAARGGYGLRSMRERLRDLGGDLVVESAPGDGTVLGAHLPLTVAGAAQESGRRA; encoded by the coding sequence GTGGGTCGCCACACGCTCTTTGCCCTCCTGCTGGTGATCGGCCTGGTGCGCGCGGTCGGCTCGGGGGCCGACCTGCGGTGGCTGGTGCCGCTGGTCCTGGTCACGGCGACCTGGTATGTCGTGGGGACGGCCTGGCGCGCGACGTTCGTCACTGCGGGGGCTGGCCCCTGGTGGCTCCTTGGCCTCACCCTGCTGTGGGGTGGGTTGGTCGTGGTCTCCCCGGACTTCGTCTGGGTGGCCTTTGCCCTGTGGCTGCTGTCGGTGCATCTGATGGCGTTCCCCCTCGCGGTCGTCTACTCCGTGCTGGTGCTGGCCGTCGTGATCGGGGTGCAGGTTGACCTCGGCACGCACCCGGCGGGTGCCATTCTCGGTCCGAGCATCGGCTGTCTGGTGGCGCTCGCGGCCTCGCGCGGTGAGCAACTCCTGGCCCAGGAGGCGGTCGAGCGGCAACAGCTCGTGGACCGGTTGGTGGCCACCCAGGAGGAGATGGTGGTGCTGCATGACGACCTGACCCGCACCCAGCGCGAGAGCGGTGCGCTGGCCGAGCGCACGCGCCTGTCCCGCGACATCCACGACACCCTCGCCCAGGGGTTTTCCTCGATCCTGCTGCTCGCTCGGGCCGGGGCGCAACGCGATGACCCGGCCCAGCTGCATACGCTCCTGCGTCAGATCGAGGAGACGGCAGGGGAGAACCTCGAGGAGTCGCGGCGGGTGGTCAACGCCCTCACTCCGGCGGCCCTGGAGGGATCCGGGTTGTCCGCCGCGCTGTCCCGCCTGGTGGCCAGCATGTCGGGGGAGACCGGCATCGTCGCGGAGTTCACCGCGGACGGGCCGGAGGTCCACCTGGCCACCGCTCAGGAGGTGGCGCTGCTGCGGGTGGCCCAGAGCGCCCTGGCCAACGTGCGACAGCACTCCGGAGCCAACCGGGTGATGGTCACGCTGACGACCGCACCGGACCAGGTGCGCCTCGACGTGGCTGACGATGGCGCCGGGTTCGACGCCGCCGGATGGGAGAGCGCGGTGCCGCTGCCGGCGGCACGCGGCGGCTATGGACTGCGCTCGATGCGTGAGCGGTTGCGGGACCTGGGCGGTGACCTGGTGGTGGAGTCGGCGCCCGGCGATGGCACGGTCCTCGGGGCACACCTGCCGCTGACCGTGGCTGGGGCGGCACAGGAGAGCGGGAGGCGCGCATGA
- a CDS encoding GNAT family acetyltransferase, with the protein MEIRDLAPHEAGRAVALWTQCGLTRPWNDPHADLARALESPTSTVLAAVEDQDLVGTAMVGHDGHRGWVYYLAVAPGQRRSGVGRHLMGASEAWLRDQGAPKIQLMVRQGNDAVLEFYAALGYTDQETVTLGRFLDPELEERRRVGTGG; encoded by the coding sequence GTGGAGATTCGTGACCTGGCCCCGCACGAGGCGGGTCGTGCCGTGGCGCTGTGGACCCAGTGCGGGCTGACCCGTCCGTGGAACGACCCGCACGCCGACCTCGCACGGGCCCTGGAATCGCCGACGTCAACGGTGCTCGCCGCGGTGGAGGACCAGGATCTCGTCGGCACCGCGATGGTTGGGCATGACGGGCACCGCGGGTGGGTCTACTACCTGGCGGTCGCCCCGGGCCAGCGCCGCAGCGGGGTGGGCCGCCACCTCATGGGAGCGAGCGAGGCCTGGCTGCGCGACCAGGGTGCGCCCAAGATCCAGCTCATGGTGCGGCAGGGCAACGACGCCGTCCTCGAGTTCTACGCGGCCCTGGGCTACACCGATCAGGAGACGGTCACGCTCGGGCGGTTCCTGGATCCCGAGCTCGAGGAACGTCGCCGGGTCGGGACGGGCGGCTGA
- a CDS encoding MMPL family transporter, which produces MSQLTTPGSTRRTHADATTAGTTPAGSAQSPPAEPPSHRGRFLTSRRGAWIVLAIALAICAVVLGPLRATEAPPRGDSVPASAESAVAAQVGETFPGSDVAPVLVVLDRGGDPLEQADLDAAAEMGEALAALTGHAVSPVIPAEDGAAAMLSVPITLGADNSATADVVDDVRATVAEHTAQGLTAQVTGGPAFGADIASSFDGADITLLLVTIAIVAVLLIGTYRSPVLFLVPLLVVGVADQVASILTKWLGTTFDLQFDGGIISVLVFGAGTNYALLLISRYREELRRHESHRTALAAAWRGAVPAIVASNITVVLALLTLALATLPGTRGLGIASAAGLVVALAAAVIVLPAALAVCGRKIFWPFVPRAGQPDPQETGIWSRIARFVVGRPTQVVVSAVLALGILASGLLGTQIGLTQTEKFRVASESAAGLEVLAEHYPAGEAAPLQVYAEASEADQVASELESVEGIVRVQPTQTDEWTRFTVIGEAAPGTPEAENLVTTIRDAVTDPDVPAADRTVLVGGANAQDLDEAAAADRDFLVVAPLVLLVALIVLIVLLRSVLAPVLLLVVNVVSSAAAIGAGTWLGRALFGFPALDVMVPLLAFLFLVALGIDYTIFLVHRARHEAVAHGTREGMVRAVAHTGAVITSAGIVLAGVFAALGVLPLVTLGQLGLIVGVGVLLDTLLVRAVLVPAIFALVGDRIWWPSAPAASAPVDATVGAAQVEDAAHSGRGDS; this is translated from the coding sequence ATGTCCCAGCTCACGACACCAGGCAGCACCCGCAGGACCCACGCTGACGCGACCACGGCCGGCACGACCCCCGCTGGCTCGGCACAGTCGCCGCCCGCCGAGCCGCCCAGCCATCGCGGAAGGTTCCTGACCTCGCGGCGCGGCGCCTGGATCGTGTTGGCGATCGCTCTGGCGATCTGCGCCGTCGTCCTGGGCCCGCTGCGGGCGACCGAGGCCCCGCCGCGTGGCGACTCGGTGCCGGCATCTGCCGAGTCCGCAGTGGCCGCCCAGGTCGGGGAGACGTTCCCCGGCAGCGACGTCGCCCCCGTGCTGGTCGTCCTGGACCGCGGCGGTGACCCGCTGGAGCAGGCCGATCTTGACGCGGCCGCAGAGATGGGCGAGGCGCTCGCCGCGCTGACCGGGCACGCGGTGTCGCCCGTGATCCCGGCCGAAGACGGAGCCGCTGCGATGCTGTCCGTGCCGATCACGCTGGGCGCTGACAACTCGGCCACCGCCGACGTGGTCGACGACGTGCGCGCCACGGTTGCCGAGCACACGGCACAGGGGCTGACCGCCCAGGTCACCGGCGGCCCAGCCTTCGGTGCCGACATCGCCTCCAGCTTCGACGGGGCCGACATCACCCTGCTGTTGGTGACGATCGCCATCGTGGCGGTCCTGCTGATCGGGACCTACCGCTCGCCCGTGCTCTTCCTCGTGCCGCTCCTGGTCGTTGGAGTGGCGGACCAGGTCGCCTCCATCCTGACCAAGTGGCTCGGCACGACCTTCGACCTGCAGTTTGACGGCGGCATCATCAGCGTCCTGGTCTTCGGCGCGGGCACGAACTATGCCCTGCTGCTGATCAGCCGCTATCGCGAGGAGCTGCGCCGTCACGAGAGCCACCGCACGGCACTGGCCGCCGCCTGGCGCGGCGCGGTCCCGGCGATCGTGGCCTCCAACATCACCGTCGTCCTGGCCCTGCTCACGCTCGCCCTGGCGACGCTGCCAGGCACCCGCGGTCTCGGGATCGCGTCCGCGGCGGGACTCGTGGTCGCCCTGGCCGCGGCAGTCATCGTGCTGCCGGCAGCGCTCGCGGTGTGCGGGCGCAAGATCTTCTGGCCGTTCGTCCCGCGCGCCGGTCAGCCCGACCCTCAGGAGACCGGGATCTGGTCGCGCATCGCGCGCTTCGTGGTCGGTCGCCCCACCCAGGTGGTGGTCAGCGCGGTCCTGGCCCTCGGCATACTCGCGTCTGGTCTGTTGGGCACCCAGATCGGCCTGACCCAGACCGAGAAGTTCCGCGTCGCCTCCGAGTCCGCGGCCGGCTTGGAGGTCCTGGCCGAGCACTATCCGGCCGGTGAGGCGGCACCCCTGCAGGTGTATGCCGAGGCCTCCGAAGCCGACCAGGTCGCCTCCGAGTTGGAGTCGGTGGAGGGCATCGTGCGGGTCCAGCCCACGCAGACCGATGAGTGGACGCGCTTCACGGTGATCGGCGAGGCCGCGCCGGGCACGCCCGAGGCGGAGAACCTGGTGACCACGATCCGGGATGCCGTCACCGACCCCGACGTGCCCGCGGCGGACCGCACGGTGCTCGTCGGCGGGGCCAACGCCCAGGACCTGGACGAGGCGGCTGCTGCCGACCGGGACTTCCTGGTGGTCGCGCCGCTGGTGCTGCTCGTGGCGCTGATCGTCCTCATTGTCCTGTTGCGCTCGGTGCTGGCTCCTGTGCTGCTCCTGGTCGTCAACGTGGTGAGCTCGGCCGCCGCGATCGGTGCTGGCACCTGGCTGGGGCGTGCGCTGTTCGGCTTCCCGGCGCTGGACGTGATGGTGCCGCTGCTGGCGTTCCTGTTCCTGGTGGCGCTCGGCATCGACTACACGATCTTCCTGGTGCACCGGGCCCGCCACGAGGCGGTCGCCCACGGCACCCGCGAGGGCATGGTGCGGGCGGTGGCACACACCGGTGCGGTCATCACCAGCGCTGGCATCGTGCTGGCTGGCGTCTTCGCGGCGCTGGGCGTCCTGCCCCTGGTCACGCTCGGTCAGCTCGGTCTGATCGTCGGGGTCGGGGTGCTCCTGGACACGCTGCTCGTGCGGGCTGTGTTGGTGCCGGCGATCTTCGCGCTGGTCGGCGACCGGATCTGGTGGCCCAGCGCTCCAGCGGCCAGTGCTCCTGTTGACGCCACGGTCGGTGCTGCCCAGGTCGAGGATGCGGCACACTCGGGACGTGGAGATTCGTGA